The following proteins come from a genomic window of Deltaproteobacteria bacterium RIFCSPHIGHO2_02_FULL_44_16:
- a CDS encoding ferrochelatase — MSRGVLLVNLGSPDSPSIADVRRYLHQFLMDSRVLDVPYLLRKFIVCCRVLPKRSKQTAHAYQQIWTEEGSPLLVISERVRRFVQKRAKFPVALGMRYGNPSIRGALKELLSDPELDEILLIPQYPHYAMASYETAVVEVQKELRSLQKKEARHVTLKIIPPFFERRDYLKAIVESIKPFLTKDFDHLLLTYHGVPLRHLRKTDPTGKYCLASEACCAPPQTTGGAVLFQVAHETCYRAQTKRTTEGLVDLLSLSPEKYSMAYQSRFGKDEWLTPFTEETIRSLAKRGVKKLLVLSPGFTVDCLETLEEIGMRGRDVFREAGGEELTLLPCLNDHPAWIETLAAWCK; from the coding sequence ATGTCGCGCGGCGTTTTACTCGTAAATTTAGGCTCTCCTGATTCCCCGTCCATTGCTGATGTGCGACGTTATCTTCATCAGTTTTTGATGGATTCTCGTGTGCTGGACGTTCCTTATCTTCTTCGCAAGTTCATTGTTTGTTGTCGTGTGCTTCCAAAGCGTTCGAAGCAGACAGCACATGCCTATCAGCAAATTTGGACAGAAGAAGGTTCTCCGTTGCTCGTTATCAGTGAACGTGTTCGAAGGTTTGTGCAGAAAAGAGCGAAGTTCCCTGTTGCGCTTGGTATGCGTTATGGAAATCCCTCCATTCGAGGAGCACTGAAAGAATTACTTTCTGATCCAGAGCTCGATGAAATTTTATTGATTCCGCAATACCCTCATTATGCGATGGCAAGTTATGAGACGGCTGTTGTGGAAGTGCAAAAAGAGCTGCGCTCTCTTCAAAAAAAAGAAGCTCGTCACGTTACTTTAAAAATTATCCCTCCGTTTTTTGAAAGACGTGATTACCTCAAGGCAATTGTGGAAAGCATCAAACCATTTCTCACAAAAGATTTTGACCATCTCCTTTTGACATATCATGGAGTCCCTCTTCGTCATCTTCGCAAAACTGATCCGACGGGAAAATATTGTCTTGCTTCTGAAGCCTGTTGTGCGCCACCACAAACAACGGGAGGGGCAGTGCTTTTTCAGGTTGCACATGAAACCTGTTATCGTGCACAAACAAAACGAACTACCGAAGGTCTCGTGGACTTACTTTCGCTTTCACCTGAAAAATATTCCATGGCATATCAATCTCGATTTGGAAAAGATGAGTGGCTCACCCCCTTTACCGAAGAGACGATTCGGTCCTTAGCAAAAAGAGGTGTTAAAAAATTGCTCGTCCTCTCTCCCGGCTTTACAGTCGATTGTCTCGAAACCTTGGAAGAGATTGGGATGCGGGGACGAGACGTTTTTCGAGAAGCTGGAGGAGAGGAGTTGACGCTGCTTCCTTGTCTGAATGATCATCCTGCTTGGATTGAGACCTTAGCTGCTTGGTGCAAATAA
- a CDS encoding iron ABC transporter, which translates to MTASFWIIMTGILASASCGMLGSFLVLRRMSMLGDAISHAVLPGIALAFLISNSRHPIPMLLGAAACGLLTAFVTELLHRTGRLQQDASIGVTFTWLFALGVILISAFAGQVDLDQECVLYGEIAYVPWDIWIVAGNSWGPRAVWILGSIFLFDLLFIFFCYKELKVTTFDPLLAHSLGISTRFFHYMLMTAVSLTTVAAFESIGAILVVAMLIAPAATAYLLTDRLSSMLVIAAAVGALSSLFGYLLAHALDASIAGAMAAVAGFLFLLAFLGSPRYGVLTSYVARRFTRKFRLS; encoded by the coding sequence ATGACAGCGAGTTTTTGGATTATCATGACCGGTATTTTAGCTTCGGCATCGTGCGGCATGCTGGGATCTTTTTTAGTGTTGCGTCGTATGTCGATGCTTGGTGATGCGATCAGTCATGCAGTTTTGCCCGGTATTGCGCTTGCGTTTCTCATCTCCAACAGTCGCCATCCCATTCCGATGCTGCTTGGCGCAGCAGCGTGCGGACTTCTTACGGCGTTTGTCACGGAACTTTTGCATCGTACGGGACGACTTCAACAAGATGCGTCGATTGGCGTGACATTCACCTGGCTTTTTGCGCTCGGAGTGATTCTCATTTCTGCATTTGCAGGCCAAGTAGATCTCGATCAAGAATGTGTTTTGTACGGTGAAATTGCGTATGTTCCCTGGGATATCTGGATTGTTGCCGGAAATTCCTGGGGACCGCGAGCCGTGTGGATTTTAGGAAGTATTTTTTTGTTCGATCTTCTTTTTATTTTTTTCTGTTATAAAGAGTTGAAAGTCACCACATTTGACCCGCTGCTTGCGCATTCTCTCGGTATCTCAACGAGATTTTTTCACTATATGCTCATGACTGCTGTTTCACTGACGACGGTTGCTGCATTTGAAAGTATCGGTGCTATTTTGGTCGTTGCCATGCTCATCGCTCCAGCGGCAACAGCCTATCTTTTGACCGACCGACTTTCATCGATGCTTGTCATTGCGGCCGCCGTCGGAGCGCTCTCTTCTCTTTTTGGATATCTTCTGGCGCACGCCCTCGATGCTTCGATTGCAGGAGCTATGGCAGCCGTCGCAGGATTTCTTTTTCTCCTCGCTTTTTTAGGAAGCCCCCGTTATGGAGTTCTGACTTCTTATGTCGCGCGGCGTTTTACTCGTAAATTTAGGCTCTCCTGA
- a CDS encoding manganese ABC transporter ATP-binding protein, with protein MQTSNEKAAPISVRDLAVAYHRRPVLWNVNLDIPEGRLIGIVGPNGAGKSTFIKAIMGLLPLASGTISVFGESLKRQRHLLGYVPQRGSVDWDFPTNALDVVLMGRYGKIPLFRRPNKQHRLFAQECLEKLGMQGYAHRQISQLSGGQQQRVFLARALAQEATIYLMDEPFAGVDAATEQAIIFLLRELKQQGKTILVVHHDLQTVPHYFDDVLLLNQRLVAFGPIKDVFTEERIQETYGGRLNMLAAVGEEIAKRKEQDHEHSL; from the coding sequence ATGCAGACATCAAATGAGAAAGCAGCTCCCATTTCTGTGCGTGATCTGGCCGTTGCGTATCATCGTCGTCCAGTGCTGTGGAATGTGAATCTTGATATTCCTGAAGGTCGCTTGATCGGGATTGTGGGTCCAAACGGTGCGGGAAAGTCGACGTTTATTAAAGCGATCATGGGACTTCTTCCGCTTGCTTCCGGCACGATTTCTGTTTTTGGCGAATCACTCAAACGTCAACGACATCTTTTAGGATATGTTCCGCAGCGTGGTTCTGTTGATTGGGATTTTCCGACGAACGCGCTCGATGTGGTGCTCATGGGTCGCTATGGAAAGATTCCTCTTTTTCGTCGCCCCAACAAACAACACCGTTTGTTTGCGCAGGAGTGTCTGGAAAAACTCGGGATGCAAGGCTATGCGCATCGCCAGATCAGTCAGCTCTCCGGAGGTCAGCAGCAGCGTGTTTTTCTCGCGCGAGCGCTTGCGCAAGAAGCGACTATTTATTTGATGGATGAACCTTTTGCCGGTGTCGACGCTGCGACCGAGCAGGCGATTATTTTTCTGCTTCGCGAATTAAAACAACAGGGGAAAACAATTCTGGTCGTTCATCACGATCTTCAAACGGTTCCCCATTATTTTGATGATGTGCTTCTTCTCAATCAACGCTTGGTTGCCTTTGGACCGATCAAAGATGTTTTTACCGAAGAGCGTATTCAAGAAACATACGGCGGACGACTGAATATGTTAGCAGCAGTGGGAGAAGAGATTGCAAAGCGGAAGGAACAAGATCATGAACATTCTCTTTGA
- a CDS encoding manganese transporter, whose translation MKKVRWFYFGMMVFALLIACSKADETTTSSSKKSFSIETPINAVTTTGMIADAVERIGGSYVKVTGLMGPGVDPHLYKASEGDIQRLMNADIIFYNGLNLEGKMGDIFVKMARTRPVVALTDNLNPEMLREPPEFQGHYDPHVWFDVKLWAETLPMIAEGLADLDPKHADEFRRNMKAYREELLHLDQWCRDTIAKIPAPQRVLVTAHDAFGYFGRAYNIHVVALQGISTVSEFGLKDVQRLVDLIVDRKIKAVFVESSIPQRSIEAVVEGVRKRRHDVIIGGTLFSDAMGKPGTPEGNYIGMVRANVTTITNALLGRGDHADIK comes from the coding sequence ATGAAAAAAGTTCGATGGTTTTATTTTGGAATGATGGTGTTCGCTCTTCTTATCGCTTGCTCAAAAGCTGATGAAACGACGACTTCAAGTTCAAAGAAATCATTTAGTATCGAGACACCGATCAATGCGGTCACCACCACCGGGATGATTGCTGATGCAGTAGAGCGAATCGGTGGTTCGTACGTAAAGGTGACGGGTCTCATGGGACCAGGAGTTGATCCGCATCTGTATAAAGCAAGTGAAGGAGACATTCAGCGTCTCATGAATGCAGATATTATTTTTTATAATGGTCTGAATCTCGAAGGAAAAATGGGAGATATTTTTGTGAAGATGGCACGCACTCGTCCTGTGGTAGCTCTCACCGATAATTTGAATCCGGAGATGTTACGTGAGCCTCCGGAGTTTCAGGGTCACTATGATCCGCACGTCTGGTTTGATGTGAAACTCTGGGCAGAAACGCTTCCGATGATTGCTGAAGGGCTTGCTGATCTTGATCCAAAACATGCTGATGAATTTCGTCGCAATATGAAGGCGTATCGCGAAGAGTTACTTCATCTGGATCAATGGTGTCGTGATACGATCGCAAAAATTCCAGCACCACAACGAGTACTCGTCACCGCGCACGATGCGTTTGGATATTTTGGGCGAGCTTACAATATTCATGTCGTGGCACTTCAAGGGATTAGCACGGTTTCCGAGTTTGGTCTGAAAGATGTCCAGCGTTTAGTCGATCTTATTGTCGATCGAAAAATCAAAGCTGTTTTTGTAGAGTCGAGTATTCCGCAACGCTCTATCGAAGCGGTCGTCGAAGGAGTACGAAAACGAAGACACGATGTCATTATTGGAGGAACACTTTTTTCTGATGCGATGGGGAAACCCGGCACTCCGGAAGGAAATTATATCGGCATGGTCCGTGCGAATGTGACCACAATCACCAATGCTCTTTTAGGGAGAGGGGATCATGCAGACATCAAATGA
- a CDS encoding transcriptional regulator MntR: MSVKNRKFTKVRNDHVHEKAEDYVEMIQELVNEQGEARVTVLAKHFGVTPVTAHKIVARLQREKLVTSKPYRSVFLTEHGKRLAKQSRERHHIVYTFLRKLGVPEPIANTDAEGMEHHVSPETLSKMKAFLKTKI, encoded by the coding sequence ATGAGTGTCAAGAATCGAAAATTTACCAAGGTCCGTAACGATCATGTGCATGAAAAGGCGGAAGATTACGTCGAAATGATTCAGGAGCTGGTGAATGAACAGGGAGAAGCAAGAGTCACCGTTCTCGCAAAGCACTTTGGTGTCACTCCTGTCACTGCCCACAAAATTGTGGCTCGTCTGCAGCGAGAAAAACTTGTGACATCAAAACCCTATCGTTCCGTTTTTTTAACAGAGCACGGAAAACGACTCGCCAAACAAAGTCGCGAGCGACATCATATCGTGTATACCTTTTTACGAAAACTCGGAGTTCCGGAACCTATTGCAAATACTGATGCTGAAGGAATGGAGCATCACGTGAGTCCTGAAACACTTTCCAAAATGAAAGCATTTCTCAAAACCAAAATCTAA
- a CDS encoding chromate transporter has translation MLKQLALLFLKLGTISFGGPAAHIAMMEDEVVRKKKWLSSETFLDLLGATNLIPGPNSTELAIHIGHKQAGWKGLLVAGICFILPAVIIVWIIAWAYVRFGSLPEIQSLLYGVKPVMIAIVAHALYRLGRTALKTKMLMVFCLAALVTNAFGMNELLVLFGTGFLAMLWRQIKEGRMLSLNFLSALPFVINDASSRLSELFLIFLKIGSVLFGSGYVLLAFLQTDFVDHRQWLTSSQLIDAVTVGQFTPGPVFTAATFVGYLIAGHGGALLATIGIFLPAFFFVAISHPLIPRLRTSRLASSFLDGVNVASLALMAVVTVKLGKEALPDVPAIFMMLLSFFLLWRFRLNSAWLVVAGAAMGFCVSRFLT, from the coding sequence ATGCTCAAACAACTTGCACTGCTTTTTCTCAAACTCGGTACGATTTCCTTTGGTGGTCCTGCGGCGCACATCGCAATGATGGAAGATGAAGTCGTGCGCAAAAAAAAATGGCTTTCATCAGAAACATTTCTCGATCTTCTCGGCGCAACCAATCTCATTCCTGGTCCCAATTCCACGGAACTTGCCATTCACATTGGCCACAAACAGGCAGGATGGAAGGGACTTCTTGTGGCTGGTATCTGTTTTATTCTTCCTGCTGTCATCATTGTTTGGATCATTGCATGGGCTTATGTTCGCTTTGGTTCACTTCCAGAAATACAGAGTTTACTTTATGGAGTGAAACCCGTGATGATTGCGATTGTTGCGCATGCACTTTATCGTCTTGGTCGAACTGCTCTGAAAACAAAAATGCTCATGGTCTTTTGTCTTGCAGCTCTAGTCACAAATGCTTTTGGCATGAATGAACTTTTGGTTTTGTTTGGCACTGGTTTCCTTGCCATGCTCTGGCGGCAAATAAAAGAGGGGAGAATGCTCAGTCTCAATTTTTTGAGTGCGCTTCCTTTTGTGATAAATGATGCTTCATCACGGCTCAGTGAATTATTTTTGATTTTTCTCAAGATCGGTTCAGTTCTTTTTGGCAGCGGCTATGTGTTGCTCGCATTTTTGCAGACCGATTTTGTCGATCATCGTCAGTGGCTTACGTCATCACAACTTATTGATGCGGTTACTGTTGGCCAGTTCACACCCGGTCCCGTCTTCACGGCAGCGACGTTTGTTGGATATCTCATCGCAGGTCATGGAGGAGCTTTGCTTGCGACGATAGGAATTTTTCTTCCTGCATTTTTTTTTGTCGCGATCAGTCATCCTCTCATTCCGCGCCTTCGAACGTCGCGTCTTGCGAGCAGTTTTCTTGATGGCGTCAATGTTGCCTCACTTGCGTTGATGGCGGTCGTGACCGTCAAGCTTGGAAAAGAAGCTCTTCCCGATGTTCCAGCTATTTTTATGATGTTGCTGAGTTTTTTTCTTTTATGGCGTTTTCGTCTGAATTCCGCCTGGCTTGTCGTTGCTGGAGCTGCTATGGGCTTTTGTGTCAGCAGATTTCTGACGTGA
- a CDS encoding tRNA-specific adenosine deaminase produces the protein MSSTLEESFMREAIAEAHKASACGEVPIGAVAVVDEKVVCRSHNLRERTHNPLGHAELLLLDQLAKMHKSWRLEEVTLYVTCEPCLMCAGALLQARVRRLVYGCRDPKAGACGSLYNVVEDARFNHQIEVIQGVLAEECGALLSQFFRDLREKK, from the coding sequence ATGTCTTCCACATTAGAAGAATCTTTTATGCGTGAAGCGATTGCTGAAGCGCACAAAGCAAGTGCTTGCGGTGAGGTTCCGATCGGAGCGGTAGCTGTTGTTGATGAGAAGGTCGTTTGCCGTTCGCATAATCTTCGTGAACGTACTCATAACCCTTTGGGACATGCAGAACTTTTACTTCTTGATCAGCTTGCAAAGATGCACAAAAGCTGGCGCTTAGAGGAGGTTACTCTGTATGTCACCTGCGAGCCTTGTTTGATGTGTGCTGGCGCTCTTCTTCAAGCTCGAGTTCGTCGGCTTGTCTATGGATGTCGTGATCCCAAAGCAGGAGCTTGCGGCTCTTTATATAATGTTGTCGAGGATGCTCGCTTCAATCATCAGATTGAAGTGATTCAGGGAGTTTTAGCAGAAGAATGCGGAGCGCTTCTGAGTCAGTTTTTTCGCGATTTACGGGAGAAGAAGTAA
- a CDS encoding RNA polymerase sigma factor RpoD, whose translation MKQVKTKKQIPTKMEQVKSLIEIGKKKGFLTFVEINKVLPPELVSSDQLDTVLATFDEMGIEIVDNEDEGKRVAEKAQARAKDDDEAPATDEVKEVGRSTDPVRLYLRKMGQVPLLTREGEVEIAKRIEQGQNEMLNFLLSSALGMQAILSLGELLSKNKLRLAEIVQEVEVIEEEEEEEEEPVVVRKNEDDEEEEEVELPEQKKEDVDDQAQRQAFIKEIHRLRSCDKQLRTLKEKLIKPASAAGKNKLEKKIAEAQQNLLVQFKEVNLSQKTIAHIIGKIEEKIKTIETHEHLLKQSARKMKVNYEELKEAFRSYRRNDYQRRKLTKTLKLSREDIAEIMITCKEAENAVRNIEKEAGQDAASLRETFRAIKRSDQFAERAKNELVEANLRLVVSIAKKYTNRGLQFLDLIQEGNIGLMKAVDKFEYRRGYKFSTYATWWIRQAITRAIADQARTIRIPVHMIETINKLVRTSRYLVQALGREPLPEEIAEKMELPVDKVRKVLKIAKEPISLETPIGEEEDSHLGDFIEDKSVVSPSDAVVNFNLNEQTQKVLATLTPREEKVLRMRFGIGEKSDHTLEEVGRDFAVTRERIRQIEAKALRKLRHPSRAKKLKSFVDW comes from the coding sequence ATGAAACAGGTAAAAACAAAAAAACAAATTCCCACAAAGATGGAACAAGTCAAAAGCCTTATTGAAATTGGAAAGAAAAAGGGTTTTTTGACCTTTGTTGAAATTAATAAAGTTTTGCCTCCTGAGCTTGTCTCTTCGGATCAACTCGATACGGTTCTTGCGACCTTCGATGAAATGGGAATCGAAATTGTTGATAACGAAGACGAAGGCAAGCGTGTCGCGGAAAAAGCGCAAGCACGCGCGAAAGACGATGACGAAGCTCCAGCGACGGATGAAGTAAAAGAAGTGGGACGTTCAACGGATCCTGTTCGACTTTATCTTCGCAAAATGGGTCAAGTTCCTCTGCTCACCCGCGAAGGAGAAGTCGAAATCGCAAAGCGTATTGAACAGGGTCAAAATGAAATGCTCAATTTTCTTTTATCGAGCGCTCTTGGCATGCAGGCGATTTTATCTCTTGGAGAACTCTTATCAAAAAATAAACTCCGTCTCGCAGAAATTGTGCAAGAAGTTGAAGTCATCGAAGAAGAGGAAGAAGAAGAGGAAGAACCAGTCGTTGTTCGGAAAAATGAAGATGATGAGGAAGAAGAAGAGGTCGAACTTCCAGAGCAAAAGAAAGAAGATGTTGACGATCAAGCGCAGCGTCAGGCTTTCATTAAAGAGATTCATCGTCTTCGGTCTTGTGATAAACAGTTACGGACTCTCAAGGAAAAGTTGATAAAACCTGCTTCAGCGGCGGGGAAGAATAAACTTGAGAAAAAAATTGCAGAAGCTCAGCAAAATCTTCTGGTTCAATTTAAAGAAGTCAATCTTTCCCAAAAAACAATTGCTCATATCATTGGAAAAATTGAAGAAAAAATTAAAACGATCGAAACTCACGAGCACCTTTTGAAGCAATCAGCTCGAAAAATGAAAGTGAATTATGAGGAATTAAAAGAAGCATTTCGGAGTTATCGTCGCAATGACTATCAACGACGAAAGCTGACGAAAACGTTGAAATTGTCACGCGAAGATATTGCGGAGATTATGATTACCTGTAAAGAGGCTGAAAATGCCGTTCGCAACATTGAAAAAGAAGCCGGACAAGATGCAGCAAGCCTTCGCGAAACGTTTCGCGCTATCAAGCGTTCTGATCAATTTGCAGAACGAGCAAAAAATGAACTGGTCGAAGCAAATCTTCGTCTTGTAGTTTCCATTGCTAAAAAATATACCAATCGCGGACTTCAATTTTTAGATTTAATCCAAGAGGGAAACATTGGTCTGATGAAAGCGGTCGATAAATTTGAATATCGACGTGGCTATAAATTTTCGACATACGCGACATGGTGGATTCGTCAGGCGATTACGCGAGCGATTGCGGATCAAGCCCGAACGATTCGAATTCCAGTGCATATGATCGAAACGATTAACAAACTTGTGCGTACCTCGCGTTATCTGGTGCAGGCTCTTGGACGCGAACCTCTCCCAGAAGAAATTGCAGAAAAAATGGAACTTCCTGTCGACAAAGTGCGAAAGGTTTTGAAAATTGCAAAAGAACCCATTTCTCTTGAGACTCCTATTGGAGAAGAAGAGGACAGTCATTTGGGAGATTTTATTGAAGACAAATCTGTGGTTTCTCCTTCTGATGCTGTGGTGAATTTTAATTTGAACGAACAGACGCAAAAAGTATTGGCAACGCTGACACCGCGAGAAGAAAAAGTATTACGCATGCGTTTTGGAATTGGTGAAAAATCAGATCATACGCTGGAAGAAGTAGGACGTGATTTTGCCGTTACACGTGAGCGTATTCGTCAAATCGAAGCGAAAGCGCTTCGCAAGCTTCGGCATCCAAGTCGGGCAAAGAAACTCAAAAGTTTTGTTGATTGGTAG
- a CDS encoding DNA primase produces MFPRSFLHELRERLSLVSLINERVSLKKAGVNFKGLCPFHIEKSPSFLVSEEKQIFHCFGCGEGGDVITFFMKFEGMSFPEAVKLLADRVGLKLPTEKNKALSTHEVDQQRQRKWSLRLNQIALDYFAATLAHPVKGKKARDYLQERVIPSHLWKQHFLGYADKGWDGLEKHLKEKGAPLALAAELGLLRKKEGEGYYDFFRDRIIFPITSPRGEILGFGGRTLDEHEMAKYINSPDSLIYHKSSSVFGLSEAKNAIRQQEQVIIVEGYTDVLRLVSVGLGYVVAPLGTALTTGHLQLLTRYTKNMFLAFDGDEAGRRATLRTLPLFLEAGMMPRVVCLPKGEDPDSFVRQNGVEHFQERCQQARSLFEFFIDGVVEETGRDLVGKTSATRQILPLLEKVTDSIERKLYQAYLARIISVDEGMIQKAMEKKGDPILAPGIKIQRTSNVIVPSAERTLLEILIRFPTYIACVKTKLAAEDFLDEWCQHIMKVFLEQQITAPDVHLTDMLDAFGDPALAEELRAIAVAEKDFTETNVQLLVEDCIESIKRRSVMERMRTINESIRQAEVEHDETKLMSLLKTKQELTCELKVEQRAS; encoded by the coding sequence ATGTTTCCACGTTCTTTTCTTCATGAACTCCGAGAGCGGTTGTCTCTTGTCTCTCTTATCAATGAGAGAGTCTCTCTTAAAAAGGCCGGAGTAAACTTTAAAGGCCTTTGTCCTTTTCACATCGAAAAATCCCCTTCTTTTTTGGTCAGCGAAGAAAAACAGATTTTTCACTGTTTTGGGTGTGGTGAAGGGGGTGATGTGATCACCTTCTTTATGAAATTCGAAGGGATGAGTTTTCCCGAAGCGGTCAAACTCCTTGCGGATCGAGTAGGCCTGAAACTTCCCACTGAAAAAAATAAAGCTTTATCAACCCACGAAGTTGATCAACAACGTCAACGGAAATGGTCTCTTCGTCTCAATCAGATTGCACTCGATTATTTTGCGGCAACCCTCGCTCATCCGGTCAAAGGGAAGAAAGCTCGAGATTATTTGCAGGAACGAGTCATTCCATCACATCTTTGGAAGCAACATTTTTTGGGCTATGCCGACAAAGGCTGGGACGGTTTAGAGAAGCATTTGAAGGAAAAGGGCGCACCACTTGCATTGGCGGCTGAACTTGGGCTTCTGCGGAAAAAAGAGGGGGAGGGATATTACGACTTTTTTCGTGATCGTATCATTTTTCCGATCACGTCTCCGCGGGGTGAAATTCTCGGGTTTGGAGGTCGAACTCTTGATGAACATGAGATGGCAAAATATATCAATTCGCCTGATTCTCTCATTTATCATAAATCGAGTAGTGTTTTTGGTTTAAGTGAGGCAAAAAACGCTATCCGACAACAAGAACAAGTGATTATTGTTGAAGGATACACCGATGTGCTTCGACTTGTGAGTGTGGGGCTTGGCTACGTGGTTGCCCCACTTGGAACAGCTTTAACGACGGGTCATCTTCAGCTGCTGACACGTTATACGAAGAATATGTTTCTCGCATTTGATGGAGATGAAGCGGGAAGAAGAGCGACACTAAGGACACTCCCTCTTTTTTTAGAGGCAGGAATGATGCCTCGGGTTGTGTGTCTTCCCAAGGGAGAGGATCCTGATAGTTTTGTACGTCAGAATGGAGTGGAACATTTTCAAGAAAGATGTCAGCAGGCAAGATCGCTCTTTGAATTTTTTATTGATGGGGTTGTGGAGGAGACGGGAAGAGATCTTGTCGGAAAAACATCGGCAACACGACAAATTTTACCACTTCTTGAGAAAGTGACAGACTCCATAGAGCGGAAATTATATCAAGCTTATTTAGCACGTATCATTTCTGTTGATGAAGGGATGATTCAAAAAGCGATGGAAAAGAAAGGTGATCCCATTCTTGCTCCGGGAATAAAAATACAGAGGACCTCGAATGTGATTGTTCCGTCAGCGGAACGTACGTTGCTTGAAATTTTGATTCGCTTCCCGACGTATATTGCATGTGTAAAAACAAAACTCGCGGCTGAGGATTTTCTCGATGAATGGTGTCAACATATCATGAAGGTTTTTTTGGAACAGCAGATCACTGCACCGGATGTTCATCTTACGGATATGCTCGATGCTTTTGGTGATCCAGCGCTTGCAGAGGAATTACGAGCTATTGCGGTTGCTGAGAAAGATTTTACAGAAACCAATGTGCAGTTGCTTGTCGAGGATTGTATTGAAAGTATTAAGCGTCGATCTGTGATGGAGCGCATGAGAACGATTAATGAATCGATCCGACAAGCGGAAGTAGAACATGATGAGACGAAATTAATGAGTTTATTGAAAACGAAACAAGAATTAACGTGCGAGCTGAAGGTGGAGCAACGCGCGTCATGA
- a CDS encoding 30S ribosomal protein S21: MPGVKIREGESFEQALRRFKKQCEKSGILSELRKREHYEKPSVRRKRKSAQARKRVRRTGIRPSIS; this comes from the coding sequence ATGCCAGGCGTCAAGATTCGAGAAGGTGAATCATTCGAACAGGCACTTCGTCGTTTTAAAAAACAGTGTGAAAAATCGGGAATTCTTTCTGAACTTCGTAAACGTGAACATTATGAAAAACCGTCCGTTCGACGTAAACGAAAATCAGCTCAAGCACGCAAGCGAGTTCGACGAACCGGAATTCGACCCTCTATCTCATAA